The following coding sequences lie in one Streptomyces xiamenensis genomic window:
- a CDS encoding tryptophan 2,3-dioxygenase family protein — translation MTCPTYATYLRLDELLSLQQPLTPVEQRDVSDSERLFIVVHQASETLLSQVLVDLRHIDAGQCEPACYAHRSNRATRLIDALEGQLTLLRGTLRREEFLAFRDRFGTASGLQSEQFRELFTLTRRLAADGTGPYERLGGAVRRWRRTHLELVGHMLGDAPGSGDTSGAAFLAARLEDTPPRPGTADADAHSAGPDGTEQPRPQHVRTGRRPSLGEVVVLGGSVAGLLTAHVLARYADRVTILERDRIGDTPAPRPGVPQSRHTHVLLTSGINALGALLPDLVPELTAAGAPRLAVPGDLGVWLGGQWISRRNPSRPILTPSRPLLEHHVRRLVLAHPRVHLRTGAEVTGLLGRPDRVTGVTLRGRGTDRPGPRELRADLVVDATGRSSRTPRWLADLGGTPPAEEVVETGRGYATCVFEADEPPGDLRGFYIVPDAGAPLGAIIMPLEDGRWSVTLSGLRDQAPPNDADGFVEFAHRLPHPAPYKWLSTAEPAGRPVGYRHTANRRRRYDRLDRARTGLLVVGDAACALNPVYGQGLSVAALSALALAETLAGAGRTPSVHTLQRAVLHASRTAWEVATGADSPMPGATGNAARTGPAARVLTRYLDRVRDHVPGDPVVCTANRDVLFLLAPPHTLLTSPRVLRRTLLTPAVPTPRDLPTP, via the coding sequence ATGACCTGCCCGACCTACGCGACGTATCTGCGCCTGGACGAACTGCTCTCGCTGCAACAGCCCCTCACCCCCGTGGAACAGCGGGACGTGAGCGACAGCGAGCGGCTGTTCATCGTCGTCCACCAGGCCTCGGAGACCCTGCTCAGCCAGGTCCTCGTCGACCTGCGGCACATCGACGCCGGCCAGTGCGAACCCGCCTGCTACGCCCACCGCTCGAACCGGGCGACCCGGCTCATCGACGCGCTGGAAGGGCAGTTGACGCTGCTGCGGGGCACACTGCGGCGGGAGGAGTTCCTGGCGTTCCGCGACCGGTTCGGCACGGCCAGCGGGCTCCAGTCCGAGCAGTTCCGTGAACTGTTCACGCTGACGCGGCGGCTGGCCGCCGACGGCACCGGCCCCTACGAACGGCTCGGCGGCGCGGTGCGGCGCTGGCGGCGCACCCATCTGGAGCTGGTCGGCCACATGCTCGGCGACGCGCCGGGCAGCGGCGACACCTCAGGCGCCGCGTTCCTGGCCGCACGCCTGGAGGACACCCCGCCCCGGCCGGGGACGGCCGACGCCGACGCCCACAGCGCCGGGCCGGACGGCACGGAGCAGCCGCGCCCCCAGCACGTGCGGACCGGTCGGCGGCCCTCGCTCGGCGAGGTGGTCGTGCTCGGCGGCAGCGTCGCCGGCCTGCTGACCGCGCACGTCCTCGCCCGGTACGCGGACCGGGTGACGATCCTCGAACGCGACCGGATCGGCGACACCCCGGCGCCCCGGCCCGGCGTGCCGCAGTCCCGCCACACCCATGTGCTGCTCACCAGCGGCATCAACGCCCTGGGGGCGCTGCTGCCCGACCTCGTCCCCGAACTGACGGCGGCCGGCGCCCCGCGCCTCGCGGTCCCCGGGGACCTCGGGGTGTGGCTGGGCGGGCAGTGGATCTCCCGCCGCAACCCCTCCAGGCCGATCCTCACCCCCTCCCGTCCCCTGCTGGAACACCACGTGCGGCGCCTGGTGCTGGCCCACCCCCGCGTCCACCTGCGCACCGGCGCCGAGGTCACCGGGCTGCTGGGCCGGCCCGACCGCGTCACCGGCGTGACCCTGCGCGGTCGCGGCACCGACCGGCCGGGCCCCCGGGAACTGCGGGCCGACCTCGTCGTGGACGCCACCGGCCGCTCCAGCCGTACCCCCCGGTGGCTCGCCGACCTCGGCGGCACTCCGCCCGCCGAGGAGGTGGTGGAGACCGGCCGGGGGTACGCCACCTGTGTCTTCGAGGCCGACGAACCACCGGGCGATCTGCGGGGGTTCTACATCGTGCCCGACGCGGGGGCACCGCTCGGCGCGATCATCATGCCGCTGGAGGACGGCCGCTGGTCGGTCACCCTCTCCGGGCTGCGCGACCAGGCGCCGCCCAACGACGCGGACGGCTTCGTCGAGTTCGCCCACCGGCTGCCGCACCCGGCGCCGTACAAGTGGCTCAGCACCGCGGAACCGGCCGGCCGGCCCGTGGGCTACCGGCACACCGCCAACCGGCGCCGCCGCTACGACCGGCTGGACCGCGCCCGCACCGGACTGCTCGTCGTCGGGGACGCGGCCTGCGCGCTCAACCCCGTCTACGGGCAAGGGCTTTCGGTCGCCGCCCTGAGCGCGCTGGCGCTGGCCGAGACGCTGGCCGGCGCCGGGCGGACCCCGTCCGTCCACACGCTCCAGCGGGCGGTCCTGCACGCCTCCCGTACGGCCTGGGAGGTCGCGACCGGCGCGGACAGCCCCATGCCGGGCGCCACCGGCAACGCGGCCCGCACCGGCCCCGCCGCCCGCGTCCTCACCCGCTACCTCGACCGGGTGCGCGACCACGTGCCGGGCGACCCGGTGGTGTGCACCGCCAACCGGGACGTCCTGTTCCTGCTGGCACCGCCCCACACCCTGCTCACCTCGCCCCGGGTCCTGCGCCGGACCCTGCTGACCCCCGCGGTGCCGACCCCGCGCGATCTGCCCACGCCGTGA
- a CDS encoding polyprenyl synthetase family protein — MTDIDVPQVADPEVAAMVRAEVEGRWPLGVSGLDEVVRYGLVPFGKMMGPWLLIRSALAVGGDIATALPAAVALECVQVGAMMHDDIIDCDAQRRSKPAAHTVFGEPTAIVGGDGLFFHGFAALSECREAGAPAERVAQAFTVLSRAGLRIGSAALREIRMSREICSVQDYLDMIADKSGALLWMACGVGGTLGGADEAALKALSQYSDQLGIAYQIRDDLMAYDGTRAGKPNISDVRNGRPTLPVLLAHERAPREQQLRIERLLADTAAPAAERYKAMADLVGAYDGAQAAREVSHRHVQLATRALQTLPPSPHRDALEDLTVPGRLV; from the coding sequence ATGACCGACATCGATGTGCCCCAGGTCGCCGATCCCGAGGTGGCCGCCATGGTGCGAGCCGAGGTGGAGGGCCGCTGGCCGCTCGGCGTTTCGGGCCTCGACGAAGTGGTGCGGTACGGGCTGGTCCCCTTCGGCAAGATGATGGGCCCCTGGCTGCTCATCCGCTCCGCCCTGGCGGTCGGGGGTGACATCGCCACCGCCCTGCCCGCCGCCGTCGCCCTGGAGTGCGTCCAGGTCGGCGCCATGATGCACGACGACATCATCGACTGCGACGCCCAGCGCCGCAGCAAGCCGGCCGCGCACACCGTCTTCGGTGAGCCGACCGCGATCGTGGGCGGCGACGGCCTGTTCTTCCACGGCTTCGCCGCCCTGTCCGAGTGCCGGGAGGCCGGCGCCCCCGCCGAGCGGGTCGCCCAGGCGTTCACCGTGCTGTCCCGGGCCGGGCTGCGGATCGGCAGCGCGGCCCTGCGGGAGATCCGGATGAGCCGCGAGATCTGCTCCGTCCAGGACTACCTCGACATGATCGCGGACAAGAGCGGCGCCCTGCTGTGGATGGCCTGCGGCGTCGGCGGCACGCTCGGCGGCGCGGACGAGGCCGCCCTGAAGGCGCTCAGCCAGTACAGCGACCAGCTGGGCATCGCCTACCAGATCCGTGACGACCTCATGGCGTACGACGGGACGCGGGCCGGCAAGCCGAACATCTCCGACGTCCGCAACGGCCGGCCCACGCTGCCCGTGCTGCTCGCCCACGAACGCGCCCCCAGGGAACAGCAACTGCGCATCGAGCGGCTGCTCGCCGACACCGCCGCGCCGGCCGCCGAGCGCTACAAGGCCATGGCCGATCTGGTCGGCGCCTACGACGGGGCACAGGCCGCCAGGGAGGTGTCGCACCGCCACGTACAGCTGGCCACGCGGGCGCTGCAGACCCTCCCGCCCAGCCCGCACCGCGACGCGCTGGAGGACCTCACCGTGCCGGGCCGCCTGGTGTAA